In the Plasmodium sp. gorilla clade G2 genome assembly, contig: PADLG01_00_56, whole genome shotgun sequence genome, aaatatacagcttcttttaataaatattcattttcacATACATCAATTAATTTTCTagtattcattttatttgcATAATTTCTTATAAATTCCATTAATTTTTCTGGTTTATATTTTGCATATAAAATACCTAATTCTGTATATATACCAACATGTGCTCTTTCATTATTTAGACCATTTTCTAATAAATTCATTAATtcattgatatattttttcttttcatatattttaataatttcatcTAAATGATCTGCATGCATAATTAATTGTAATCCAGCTGTATGTGCATATtttaattgtttatattttacacaAATAAAATTGACTTCTTTCCATGTTTTTAAACTTTTTGCCTTTTTAGCTGCTTCAATTGCTAGTgcatattcttttaatttcaaATAGCATGCAGTTAATTTTTGATTATTTGGTATAttactatataatattttcgcTACTTCatattcttcttctttaAATAACCTATCACCAATTAATTGTAAATTAGCTGAATTCGtagtattaataaatttgttcatttcatttgttttttttaatttggcATATGCATATAATAACTCGGAATCAACTAATACATCTTTCAAAGAATTCTGTTCTCTTAAAGTATTtaaatatgttattaaaTGTTCAtagaaattattttctttacatTTTTCTATAACTTCTTTATATGCTTCTGGATTATTTGATTTCACAAAACTATCAATGGAatcaataattttatttaattttaattgtGCCTTACCTAAAATAAACCATACATCATTGTTATTACATTTCTGTGCAAATTCAATAGCTCTATTTAAATCATCTTCATAATTAGTGATATCACAAGTAGATTCAGTAGAATCCATATCTTCATAATTATGTAAAGTATCGTTAGAAAATTTATCTTCATTACTAAATTCGGAATgtaaatgaatattattattattattattattgttgttgctATTACTTATATCAGTATTATTGTAATAGTTTCCATATTTATCACGATAACTATTATTTTGTGTAAattgttttaaatattcatcattttcattatcacTTTTGTGACTAaacatattttctttattattactataataTGGTACAGATGAATCATGTGATACAAATTCATGAGagcctttatttttttctatttttattatataatattttatctaaTAATACAGATATTGCTGATGTATaacaattaaattttttatatattacaaatgcTTCTTCTCTTAATTTATAATCATATGCTACTGCTGCTATTTGTGGACCCGAAAAATTATCTAAACGATTTATATACTCCATAACTTTTTTTGAATCTGATTTGATAGCagttaaaattaataaattttgtaaatttttattatcactaaATTCACTATTATGTAAAactattttttctaataattcTATTAACTCACTGCTTagttttttttcaataaatgCTTTTACCGTTACTGTAATTTCATCGGCATTATTTGATTCAATAAGTGTTGAACCAATAACTTGATCAATAACATTTTTTCgatatttatttgattcGTCTAAAACGACTTTCCATAATTCAATAGATTGTCTTGAAATTAAATATCTTGCTTGTAATTTAAAAAGACCATTTTTacttgtaatatatattaattcttcATCACATTCTCCATTTGATCTTTCATATGCTGTATATGCTAAATGTGGATCTAAATCTTCACAATATTTTCcctatcatttttttatcatagaaattattattttttaagaaatttTCTGGATCTTTATttaaatctatatatattttggcTAAAGCATTGTGTAattcaatattttcataaccTTCATTTGCTCTACTTTCAAGCCaaggtaataataattttagtCTATTTCTCTTTTCAGCTATTTCTATTAAATTACCAATATTGGATATattcttaatattatttaataaatttaaaaggaAATCTTCAGAAGCATCTAAATCTAATAACACTCCTATAACTTTATGTGCATTGTTTGGATTCACTTTTATAACATATActtcaatatattttaataagctatttttatataaatattcagcTAATTCTTCGatataattatgaatatCACATACATAAATTAAAGGTCTAGGATCTGATAATTTACAATCTTTTAAAAAGTTTTTAATTTGTTCAGGATTATATTTAgcatttttatctttacaaATTCGATCTAATtcttgtatattattaatttttacacaagcttcaatatatttaaacataataaatgaaCATCTTCTAATTTCAAATAAGCAGTTTCGTAAGAATATTGTGTTGTAGAACATATATCTGATGTTAATAAAATAGATGGATCttcatcattcatattattatatgtagataatatactattatttgataaattatcattattatttccttTGACAATTAGATTTGGTAgatcatttaaaatattactaacaaaataaaaaattccttcataattcttattttcttcaaatttgttaataattttttttattcctattttatcataatattgAACAAATAGAAATAACAACTTCCATATTAATTTTACTACCTTTCATAAAATcgaataataattcttcacATACTGAATCACTTAATgtagaaaaataatttttaatccATTCAATggatatttttctttatttaaattattcatgttattcatattatttatatcaaaatgTATATCACCCATACTACTCCtaatactattattattattgttgctGTTGTCATTACCTCCTTTTTGGAAACAAGTCGATTTCGTTATAACCCttttaatatcatttatattggTATAATTTTCTAGAGCTCTTTGATATAATCCTTTTTCTTCACATAAATAtgctattttatttttatcataatgt is a window encoding:
- a CDS encoding clathrin heavy chain,putative translates to MFYNTIFLRNCLFEIRRCSFIMFKYIEACVKINNIQELDRICKDKNAKYNPEQIKNFLKDCKLSDPRPLIYVCDIHNYIEELAEYLYKNSLLKYIEVYVIKVNPNNAHKVIGVLLDLDASEDFLLNLLNNIKNISNIGNLIEIAEKRNRLKLLLPWLESRANEGYENIELHNALAKIYIDLNKDPENFLKNNNFYDKKMIGKILQSIELWKVVLDESNKYRKNVIDQVIGSTLIESNNADEITVTVKAFIEKKLSSELIELLEKIVLHNSEFSDNKNLQNLLILTAIKSDSKKVMEYINRLDNFSGPQIAAVAYDYKLREEAFIKYYIIKIEKNKGSHEFVSHDSSVPYYSNNKENMFSHKSDNENDEYLKQFTQNNSYRDKYGNYYNNTDISNSNNNNNNNNNIHLHSEFSNEDKFSNDTLHNYEDMDSTESTCDITNYEDDLNRAIEFAQKCNNNDVWFILGKAQLKLNKIIDSIDSFVKSNNPEAYKEVIEKCKENNFYEHLITYLNTLREQNSLKDVLVDSELLYAYAKLKKTNEMNKFINTTNSANLQLIGDRLFKEEEYEVAKILYSNIPNNQKLTACYLKLKEYALAIEAAKKAKSLKTWKEVNFICVKYKQLKYAHTAGLQLIMHADHLDEIIKIYEKKKYINELMNLLENGLNNERAHVGIYTELGILYAKYKPEKLMEFIRNYANKMNTRKLIDVCENEYLLKEAVYLYISYDEYNLAVDTIIKHSPTAYTADTFMQVIHKVTNSDIIHKVIDFYIEEHPLNLYNLLKILENKIDNNRLVQTLKKSNNLPLIQKYLEDIQAQNITAVNETLNEIYLQNDDYISLRNSIDEYDNFNQTNLLNKLENHKLPEMRRIAALLYKKNKKYKEAINLSKKEKQYKDAIEIARVSKNNVYIEDLINYFIESKNKEAFCACLIVCYDLLKPDYILEIVWTSGFKDQAMLYFIQIISDYTNQIENMKKQIEDMEKEKKMNKSAPNDYSAMNNQFNYSLNNNLSIMPPQNNFMSSNSFDKYDMFNNNTHF